The genomic region CCTCCTCGACCAGGAGGTGCGTCGGCAGCGCGAGCGGGACGTGGTCGTAGACGTCGATCAGGGCCAGGTCGGCGACCCCGTCGTCGATCGCGTCGAGGCTCGCCTGGGGCTCGCGCACCGTGACCGTCATGCTCACGGCCGGCGCCGCCTGCTCGAGCACCCCGGCGGCGGGCAGCACCACCGAGGCCGCTCCCGAGGCGATCGTCGAGACCCGCACACGGCCGGCCAGCTCGCCCCCCAGCTGGGCCATCGTCGTCGCCGTCTCGTCGAGGTGGCGCACGAGCTCCTCGGCCCGCTGCAGCAGCACCTCGCCCGCACCGGTGAGCACTGCGCCGCGCGGCTCGCGGTCCAGCAGGCGCACGCCGCACTCCGTCTCCAGGGCGGCCATCTGCTGGGAGACCGCCGACGTCGTGAAGCCCAGCGAGCGCGCCGCCGCCGTGAGGCTGCCGTGCCGGGCGACGCGGGCGAAGGTCACGAGCCGCGTCGCGTCCGGGAGCCGGTCCATGATTTCTCCTTCAGATGTGCTTAACACGATAGTGCTTCTGCGTTCACGACGGCGATGATCGGTACATGAACGCAGCACAGCAGGCCCGGGCCATCCTCCAGCGACTCGGCGCGGACGACCCCTTCGTCGTCGACGGCGGCGACCTGGAGGCACGCTCCCCGATCGACGGAGCCGTGATCGGTCGCCTCCGGTCGCACGGCCCGGCCGACGTGGAGCAGGCCGTGGGCCGGGCCCACGACGCGTTCCTGCAGTGGCGCACCGTGCCGGCCCCCGTGCGCGGCCGGTTGGTGCGCGAGCTCGGCGAGCTGCTCCGCGAGCACAAGGACGACCTCGGGGCCCTGGTGTCGATCGAGGCCGGCAAGATCGTGTCGGAGGGCCTCGGCGAGGTCCAGGAGATGATCGACATCTGCGACCTGGCGGTCGGCCTCTCCCGCCAGCTGCACGGCCTGACGATCGCGACGGAGCGTCCGAGCCACCGGATGATGGAGCAGTGGCACCCGCTCGGCGTCATCGGCGTGATCAGCGCCTTCAACTTCCCGGTCGCCGTGTGGTCGTGGAACGCGGCGCTCGCGTTCGTGTGCGGCGACGCGGTCGTCTGGAAGCCGTCCGAGAAGACCCTGCTCACGGCACTGGCCTGCCAGGCGCTGTTCGCCGAGGCCGCTCGCCGCGCCGGAGCGCCGGCCGACCTCTCGATCGTCGTGCTCGGCGCCCGCGAGGTCGGCGAGGCCCTCGTCGACGACCCGCGCGTGCCGCTCGTCTCGGCCACCGGCTCGACGCGCATGGGCCGCGAGGTCGCTCCCCGCGTGGCCGCCCGGTTCGGCCGCTCGCTGCTCGAGCTTGGGGGCAACAACGCCGCGATCGTCGCCCCGAGCGCCGACGTGGACCTCGCGGTCCGCGGCATCGTGTTCTCGGCCGTCGGCACGGCCGGCCAGCGGTGCACCTCGCTGCGGCGGATCATCGTGCACGAGTCGATCAAGGACGACCTCGTGGCCCGTCTCGCCGCCGCGTACGAGACGCTGCCGGTCGGGTCGCCGCT from Aeromicrobium sp. Sec7.5 harbors:
- a CDS encoding LysR family transcriptional regulator, whose product is MDRLPDATRLVTFARVARHGSLTAAARSLGFTTSAVSQQMAALETECGVRLLDREPRGAVLTGAGEVLLQRAEELVRHLDETATTMAQLGGELAGRVRVSTIASGAASVVLPAAGVLEQAAPAVSMTVTVREPQASLDAIDDGVADLALIDVYDHVPLALPTHLLVEEVLTEPLVLVCAAGADLPRRPTLRALAHRDWVLPPATTACGAATRHACRADGFEPRATWETDDLLLLVAAVSRGAGIALLPRRAVADSVAPVEVRRLVAPVLRRRLLLVTRHAASQRPIVRACLDAIHHVGQQAPPPAG
- the amaB gene encoding L-piperidine-6-carboxylate dehydrogenase translates to MNAAQQARAILQRLGADDPFVVDGGDLEARSPIDGAVIGRLRSHGPADVEQAVGRAHDAFLQWRTVPAPVRGRLVRELGELLREHKDDLGALVSIEAGKIVSEGLGEVQEMIDICDLAVGLSRQLHGLTIATERPSHRMMEQWHPLGVIGVISAFNFPVAVWSWNAALAFVCGDAVVWKPSEKTLLTALACQALFAEAARRAGAPADLSIVVLGAREVGEALVDDPRVPLVSATGSTRMGREVAPRVAARFGRSLLELGGNNAAIVAPSADVDLAVRGIVFSAVGTAGQRCTSLRRIIVHESIKDDLVARLAAAYETLPVGSPLEASTLVGPLIDETAAQAFGAAIEQAQADGGTLVTGGETVAVGEGGHYVRPAIVDMPHQSEVVRAETFAPLLYVLTYRELDEALRLHNEVTQGLSSSIFTLDVREAEAFVSVTGSDCGIANVNIGPSGAEIGGAFGGEKETGGGRESGSDAWRNYMRRTTNTINYGTELPLAQGVEFL